The genomic region ATTGGAGTCGGCGCCGATCAGTGGAGCCAGGTCGGTAAACAACAGTTGATTGGACACCAGCGACCCGCTGAGCTTGGGCCTTGGCTGACTCGCGACATAGGCCAAGTTGCCGTGGATGTCACTCTCGCCGATCTTGCCGTTAAAGTCCTCATAGCGGTACACCGCCCCGCCCGACTCATGCAACTTGGCAGTCAAATGCCCATCCGTGGCGTACGGCGGGGTATCCGGCAGGGTCACGCCGATCAGCGGATAGAGATTGCCCAGGTTGGCACCGGCCAGTTTCAGGCGCAGATCCAGGGCGCCGAGATTCAGTGGGTCGGTGAGCGTACCGGCCAGTTCGACGCTGGTGTCGGCAATCTTTATTTGCGCATGAAGCGGGAACGGCTTGGCGGCATCCTGTAAGGCCAGCAAACCACCGATTTTGCCTTGGCCGACCAGATTCTGGCCGTGGTATTGGCCTTTGACCTTCAACGCGAACGCGTAATCCTGCGGCGAACCGCCCTTCTCAAGCGCGGTTTTCGCCGCTTTGTCGCCGACGATGTCACTGAACGGAATCGGCTTGCCCAGCGGATCGATAAGCAAGTCGAGACGGGTTTTCAGGCTCTGGTCGTCGAGCGTGACATGGCCTTTGTCGAAGCCGATGGCACCGATGTCCAGCACCCAGTTCGACGGCTCGGCGTTCGGGTCTTTGGGGGCGAACTTGAACGTCCAGTTGGCGCGACCGTCGGCCAGACGTTGCAGGTCGGCATTGGGTTCGGTCAGGTCGATGCGCGGGATCACCACCCGCTGCGTCAGCAAGGCCAGTGGCGAAATGCGCAGTTCGACACGCTTGAGAGTGGCCATCTGCGGTGGCTTCGACCAGTCCGGGTTGCCCAGGCTCAGGTCCTCGGCCACCACATGTGGCCACGGCACCCAGGCGCGCCAGCCGCCTTCATCGGGCTCGCGCTGCCAGACCACCGTGAGGTTGCCATTGATGGCGAACGGACGATGCAGCTCTTCGGATACTTTGGCGTTCAGTGGCAGTTTGATCCGGTTCCAATCGAAGAACGCGATGATCAGCGCCAGGACGGCCAGCAGCACAACGAGGCTGGCGGAGGTCCAGGCAAGCATTTTACGAGTGCGCGTCATTGCACAGGGCTCCTGAATACGACTAAGCGCCCGGACAGCGACGCACTGATGAAACGTTAGGCCAGAACCGGCCTGCCATGAAATCTAGGACTGGGAAATGGCGCGCAGGTTTAACCGAATAGGCACTTAACACTCAAATAATCGGCCGGGGACACCCTGCTCCCTCATCCGGTGTTACCGCACCCGCACTTTTGCGAGGCGAGAGCGGGTCGAAAATACCCACCTCAGTGCAAAAAAGCTCGCCGGAAACGCCCGTTCTAGAGCGCTGCGGCCGAACAATCAATTCTGTTGATTATTACCATTGCGTTTATGAACTTTTGTATCGACTTATCGAGAGTAGCATTGCCCTCGTACCCACTTTATCGCCCTCCCAAGGAGCAACCCATCATGAAACGCGAATTACTGCTTAGCCTGACCCTTTCGATGTTAGCCAGCACCGCTTTTGCCTTGCCGGCCGCTGATCAGGCCACTCCACAAGTCAAAGACAGCCACTCGGTGTTCAGTCAGACCGTTGCCGAAGGCGGCAATGATCGCCTGAAAGAAAAAGGCCTGATCACTCAGGATGGTTCAGATCGCACTCCACAGGGCCAAACCCTGGCCGCTGACGGCACCGATCGCACTCCACAAGGTCAAACCCTGGCTGCTGACGGTACCGACCGTACCCCACAAGGCCAAACCCTGGCCGCTGACGGCACCGATCGCACTCCACAAGGCCAAACCCTGGCTGCTGACGGTACCGACCGTACTCCACAAGGCCAAACCCTGGCTGCTGACGGTACCGACCGCACTCCACAGGGTCAAACCCTGGCTGAAGGTGGTGGTGACCGTGTGATCGAACGCAACAGCGCTGTGAGCTAAGCCCATGGCGGCCTGGAAAAAAAGCCCAATCCCCGGATTGGGCTTTTGACTGTATAGAAGCCGTAATTCCCCGCGTGATCCCCCGATAGTCGTTCGACGCCAGCGAAGCCGATTTGCTAGAGTGCGCCGCTGTCCTTGTCCAGAAAACACCCTTGCGATGCTGCCCCGCGCCGAACAGAAACAACAGACCCGCAACGCCCTGATGGACGCTGCCCGCCACCTGATGGAAAGCGGCCGAGGATTCGGCAGCCTGAGCCTGCGCGAAGTAACCCGAACCGCCGGGATCGTGCCCACTGGTTTCTACCGGCACTTCGCCGACATGGACGAATTGGGCCTGGCGCTGGTGTGCGAAGTCGGCCAGACCTTCCGCGAAACCATCCGCCTGGTGCGCCATAACGAATTCGTCATGGGCGGTATCATCGATGCCTCGGTGCGGATCTTTCTCGACGTGGTCACGGCCAATCGCTCGCAGTTCCTGTTTCTTGCCCGCGAGCAGTACGGCGGCTCGCTGCCGGTGCGCCAGGCCATCGGCCGCCTGCGCGAGGACATCAGCTCGGACCTGGCGGCCGATTTGTCGCTGATGCCGAAACTGCAGCACCTGGACATCGCCGGCCTGAGCGTCATGGCCGATCTGATCGTCAAAAGCGTGTTCGCGACCCTGCCGGACATCATCGATCCGCCGGCCGAAGCGCTGCCCGAGCACCTGACACCACAGGCGAAAATCACCCAGCAGTTGCGGTTTATCTTTATCGGGCTGAAGCATTGGCAGGGACTCGGCAGTACCGAATAACCCGTTAGAAAAAGATCGCAGCCTTCGGCAGCCCCTACATGGATCGCAATCCTGCGCAGGAGCTGCCGAAGACTGCGATCTTTTTTGTGCGCCGCAAATTGGTGCGTAAAAAACCTCCACGCACCAACTTCAATCAAAGTCCTGCAACATTCTGAGTCTCCCCCTTCGCTCTGACAGGCATTTCCTACCCCTCACCCGATTGGCAAGCCCCTTGCTCTAGCCTGAGCATTGTTCATTGCTGGAAGCCTTCCGATGCTGGTGATTCATCGCAGAATCGACCCTCAACCCGTCTGGGCCGCCGAGCTGCACCTGACCTTCGAAGCCAGGAGCAAAAGCCGCTTGCGCTGTTTCAGTGCCGAGGGTGAAGACGTCGGCTTGTTTCTGGAGCGCGGCCAGCCGCCGCTGTATGACGGCGAATGCCTGCAAGCCGAAGACGGGCGCGTCGTTCGCGTCTGCGCGCGCCCCGAACAATTGCTGCACGTCACCTGCGCCAATGCCTTCGAACTGACCCGCGCCGCCTATCACCTGGGCAATCGCCATGTGGCCCTGCAAGTCGGCGACGGCTGGTTGCGCCTGCTCGACGATTACGTGCTCAAGGCCATGCTCGAACAGCTTGGCGCCAAGGCCGAGAACATCGAAGCGTCGTTCCAGCCGGAACACGGTGCCTACGGCGGCGGCCATCACCACTCGCGCCACGGTGACGAGGACTTCAACTACCCGCCGAAACTGCATCAGTTCGGCGTGCGTTTATGAACCCGGCCTGGGCGCTGCTGCGCCTGGCCAGTCCGCAGCTGCCGATTGGCGGCTATAGCTATTCACAAGGTCTGGAAATGGCTGTGGATAACGGCCGGGTCAATGATCCCGATAGCGCGCGACGCTGGATCAGTGATCAGTTGCTGTTGAACCTGGCGCGTTTCGAAGCGCCACTGCTGCTTGCCCATTGCACCGCCGCCGCCGAAGAAAACTGGGCCCAATTGCTGCAACGCTGCGAAGAGCATCGCGCCAGCCGCGAAACCCGCGAGTTGCATCAGGAGAGCCGACAGATGGGCTATTCGTTGCAGCAACTGCTCAACGGCTTGCCGGAACTGGATGCGCCAGCCCGCGCCTTTCTTGAGCAACGCCCTGAACCGCATTTGGCCCTCGGCTGGGCGCTGGCGGCTCGCGCCTGGAACATCAGCCCGCAAGACGCGCTGGCCGCCTGGCTCTGGAGCTGGCTGGAAAACCAACTGGCGGTGTTGATGAAAACCCTGCCGTTGGGCCAGCAAGCCGCGCAACGCCTCACCAGCGAACTGCTGCCGTTGCTGCAACAGGCGCAGCAAGACGCCACCCGAATCAATCCCGAACACGTTGGCAGCGCCGCTTTCGGCCTGTCCCTGGCCTGCATGGCCCATGAGCGCCAGTACAGCCGTCTGTTCCGTTCCTAGGGCCTTTTCATTTGGAGAATCACATGAACACACAACCCCTGCGCGTCGGCATCGGCGGCCCGGTCGGCTCCGGCAAAACCGCCTTGACCCTGGCCCTGTGCCTGGCCCTGCGCGAGCGCTACAACCTGGCCGTCGTGACTAACGATATCTATACCCGCGAAGACGCCGACTTTCTGGTGCGCAACGAAGCCTTGGCACCGGAGCGGATCATCGGCGTGGAAACCGGCGGCTGCCCGCATACGGCGATCCGCGAAGACGCCTCGATCAACCTCGAAGCCGTGGATCAATTGAACCGGCGCTTTCCGGGGCTGGATCTGATTCTGGTGGAGTCCGGCGGCGACAACCTCTCGGCGACCTTCAGCCCGGAGCTGTCCGATCTGACCATTTACGTGATCGATGTCTCCGCCGGCGACAAGCTGCCGCGCAAGGGCGGCCCCGGCATCTGCAAATCCGACTTGCTGGTGATCAACAAGATCGACCTGGCGCCGTTGGTGGGAGCCTCTCTAGAGATGATGGACAGCGACACCCAACGCATGCGCAACGGCAAGCCGTTTGTCTTCAGCAACCAGAAAACCGGCCAGGGCCTTGAAGAAATCATCGCCTTCATCGAACGCCAGGGCTTGCTGACTGCAGCCTGATCACACTTATCAACAAGGAAGCTTATTCATGACACTGAAACGCATTCTGGGCGCCATGGCCCTGCTGCTGACCCCAGCCATTGCCTTCGCCCACCCGGGCCATGGCGACAACGGCTTGATCGCCGGCATCAGCCACCCGATCGGCGGCCTCGATCACTTGCTGGCGATGGTTGCCGTAGGGTTGTGGGCAGCACAGCAAAAAGGTGCTGCGCGCTGGGCGCTGCCGTGCACGTTCGTCGGCACCATGCTGATCGGCGGTTTGCTGGGCTTTGAAGGGCTGGACCTGCCGGCGCTGGAAAGCGGGATTGCGGCATCGGTATTGGCGCTGGGCCTGGCGGTGGCGTTGGCAGTGCGTCCGCCGTTGAGCCTGGCGGTGGCGGCGACCGCGTTGTTCGCGCTGTTTCATGGCGTGGCGCATGGTCTGGAATTGCCGGACATGTCCAGTCCTTGGGCGTATGCCGCAGGGTTTGTGGCAGCGACAGCGGCGTTGCATGCCGCGGGTTATGCGGTGGTTCGCGTCTTGCCTCAGGCCGCGGCACCGTTGGTTCGGCTGGCGGGTGCGGCGTCGGCGGCAACCGGAGTCTGGTTGCTGGCGGGTTGATTCTCTAGCGTCTGAACTGGCCCCTTCGCGGGCAAGCCCGCTCCCACAGGACATTCGCTGCCGGACAGGTTGTGTGAATACCGAAGATCCCCGTGGGAGCGGGCTTGCCCGCGATAGCGTCCGATCAGACACCGCCTCTCTCAAGCCTGCCTCTCTGCTACCATGTCGCGCAATCGCCCCTGCCGTGACGACGCCAGCCAATGCCGCCTGTTTCCCGCTCTGCCTCCCAGCCTGAATTGACCACCCTGTTCGCCTCGGTGCAACAGCACTTCCAGAACGTGATCGTGCCGCTCTGGCAAGGCCCTGGCTGGAACGCCGACATGGCATTGCCTTATGAAGCGCTGGACGCCGAGCATCGACCACTGCCCCCTCAGCGCTACCGGGCCATGGCCTGCGCGCGGCAGCTGTACCTGTTCTCCAGTCTGATCGGCCAGGTGCCCCAGGCTGAAGCGCGCGCGGCGGCGCTGTTCCGTTCCTTGCAGCGGCATTTCCACGATGCCGAGCATGGCGGCTGGTTCTATAGCATCGACCCGCAAGGTACGCCGCTGGACCAGCGCAAAGACCTCTACACCCACGCCTTCATCCTGTTCGCCTGCGCCCATTATTGGGATAAGGTTCGCGAACCGCTGGTGGAGTCGGTACTCAACGCCGCGCTGGAAGTGGTGGCGCAGCGTTTCGCCACGGGCGACGGCCTGTATGAAGCCAGCCTGGACCGTGATTGGTCCTCGCTCGACTCCGGGCCACTGCAGAACCCTCTGATGCATTTGGCCGAAGCCTTCCTCGCCACCCTGTCGGTGCGCGAAGACGTGGCCGTACAGAAAGCCCTCATCGAGTTATGCACAGCCATGCAAAAGCGTTTTATCGACCCGCAACACGCGGTGTTGATGGAGAAGCCGCTCGGAGCTGTGGATAACTGGTTCGAGCCGGGCCATCAGTTCGAATGGTATTTCCTGCTGCAATCCTCGCCATTGCTGCGCGGCTCGACACTGCACGCCTCGCTGGAGCGCGCGTTTGCGTTCACCGAGCAACGGGGTGTCGATCAGCAGACCGGTGCTGTGCGCGCCATGCTGGAACTGGACGACCGCCCTCGCGACGCAACCCAACGCATCTGGGCTCAGGCCGAGTACCTGCGCGCCCTGACCTTGCGCCCGAGCAGCGAAGTATCGGTGCAACGCCAGTTGCAGGCGTTGCACCAGCGCTTTCTGCATGCGGGCGGTTGGTATGAGTGTCGCGATGAGCAGGGCGAAGTGAGCCGCAAGGACATGCCTTCGACCACGCCTTATCACTTGGCGACCTGTTATCGCGGGTTGCTCGAGTATCTCGGCTGAGTTTTTTGTGGCGAGGGGGCTTGCCCCCGTTGGGCTGCGCAGCAGCCCTAGTGTTTTATCAGTTGCATCGCAGGCGGCTGCTTCGCACCCGAACGGGGGCAAGCCCCCTCGCCACGGGCAAGCCCCTCGCCGCAATTACGCCTTGCCGCCATTACGCTCTATGGCAAAGCCGCTCCAGGTCTGGCTCACCGGCATCAGCTCGAGGCTGTTGATGTTGATGTGGGCCGGTGCGTTGAGCACCCAAAAAATGGTCTCGGCGATGTCTTGCGGCTGGATCGGATCGGCACCGGCGTAAGTGGCGTTGTAACGCTCCTGGTCACCGGCGAAACGCACCAGCGAGAACTCGCTCTCGCACAGGCCCGGCTCGATGTTGCTGACCCGTACGCCCGTGCCTTGCAGGTCGCAGCGCAGATTCAGGGAGAACTGTTTGACGAAGGCCTTGCTCGCGCCATACACGTGGCTGCCCGGGTACGGGTAGTTGCCGGCGATGGAGCCAAGGTTGACGATGCTGGCGCCACGACCATGGGCGATCAAACGCGGCAGCAGCAAGCGGGTGCTGTACATCAAACCTTTGATGTTGGTGTCGACCATGGTGTCCCAATCATCGAGATTGCACTTGGGCGCCGGGTCCACGCCCAGGGCCAGGCCAGCGTTGTTGATCAGCCCGTGCAGTTTGGCGAAGGACGGCGGCAGGCTGGCAATCGCCTCCTCCATGGCCTTGCGATCCCGCACGTCGAGCACCAGGCCATGGACCTCGGTCTGCTTCGACAACTCGGCACACAGGGCATTGAGGCGTTCTTCACGACGACCTGTCAGCACCAGCTTCCAGCCGGCCTCGGCAAAACGACGGGCACAGGCTTCACCAAAACCGGAGGTCGCACCGGTAATAAACAGGGTTTTGAACATCATGTTCTCCTTGCTTCGGCTGACAGTCAGCCCTTGGAATAGAAAATCAACCGGCAGCATGCCCGGCCTTGCCCACAGCGGCAACTATGGCAGAAACCGTACAAAAAACGATCAATGCTGGCAACGCCCCATGCCCCGTGGCTTGCAGCCATGTACACGCACCTTATCCACAGGCCGGTCCACAGTTTCCGGGGGCAAGTGGAAAAGCTGCAAGCCGCTATCCACAAGGCTTTGCGGGCAGAACAGAAAGTTTTTTTCTTGACCCTGAGGCACCCGCTGTGTAACCCAGGGCATTTTGCACGACCGAGCGGTCGGAGCAACGATGGCGCCAAGCCAGCAACCACGGCCCTCAGCCGAGTCTTTCCAGAGTTTAACCACAGACTTATCCACAGGCTTGTCCACCTTGATTCATACCGAGTTCGCTCATAACAAAAAGGTTGACAAAGCCGGCTTGAGGTTCGCCAAAAACACCTGATCAAAAAACAATCACCGCCCTGCAGGCCACGGATTCAAAGGCTTACAGCCAGCTACTCCCACGTTATTCACAGCCAGCTCCACAGCAAACGGGGACAAGTCAAAACCGTGACAAAACAGTAATTTGCAGCGGCTTTATGTCGCGCTTTGAGAGGTCTTGAATATTGTTTTCCACAATTTGCCGCAGTCCCTGTGGGAGCGGGCTTGCCCGCAAAGAGGGAGTGTCATTCGACATCAATGTTGCCTGGCACACCGCCTTCGCGGGCAAGCCCGCTCCCACAGGGTTGGTGGTGTTTTATAGATAGAAAAAAGCCCCGGCGATTGCTCGTCGGGGCTTGTTGTTGCAAGGCTGAACTCAGTGCCCGCCGAGGTAGGCGTTACGCACCTCCTCGTTCACCAGCAGCTCCTTGCCGGTGCCGCTGAGGCGGATCTGGCCGTTGACCATCACGTACGCCCGGTCCGACAGCTTGAGGGCGTGGTTGGCGTTCTGCTCCACCAGAAAGATGGTCATGCCCGTCTTGGCCAGTTCCCGCAGGGTCGCGAAGATCTGTTTCACCACAATCGGCGCCAGCCCCAGGCTCGGCTCATCAAGCAGCAACAGTTTGGGTCGGCTCATCAACGCCCGGGCGATGGCAAGCATTTGCTGCTCGCCGCCCGACATGGTCATGGCCCGCTGGGTGCGTCGCTCTTCAAGGCGCGGGAACAGCTCGAACATGCGCTGCATGTCTTCCTTGGCATACTTGTCACCGATCGGAATGGTGCCCATCAGCAGGTTTTCCTCGACGGTCATGTCCGGGAACACCCGCCGGCCTTCCGGCGATTGAGCGATACCGTTGGAGGCGATGTAGTGGGACGACTTGTGAGTGATATCCACACCCTGATAGACGATTTGCCCGTCAGCCGCCCGTGGCTGGCCAAAAATCGACATCAGCAGAGTCGACTTGCCGGCACCGTTGGAGCCGATCAGGCTGACGGTCTCCCCTTCATTGATGTGCAACGAGACTTTCTTCAGGGCCTGGATCGGTCCGTAGAACACGTCCAGCTCCTTGAGTTCGAGGATGGGTTTGGTCATACCACTTCCTCTTCATCGGCGCCCAGGTAGGCCGCAATCACTTTCGGGTCGTTGCGGATCGCTTCAGGGTCACCCTCGGCGATCACGTTGCCGTGGTCCAGCACCACGATGTGGTCGGAAATGCTCATTACCATGCCCATGTCATGTTCAATCAGCACCACGGTAATATCGTGGTCGTCGCGCAAATGTCGAATCATCGCGCTGAGCGCCTCGGTTTCCTGCGGGTTGAGGCCCGCCGCCGGTTCGTCCAGGCAGATGATCTTGGGCCGGGTGCACATGGCTCGGGCGATTTCCAGACGACGTTGCTGGCCGTAGGAAAGTTCACCGGCCAAGCGGTTGGCGCAGTCCACCAGATCCACCACTTCCAGCCAGTAGAAGGCATGGTCCAAGGCATCGCTCTCGGCCTTGCGGTAGTTCCTGGTGTTGAGCACACCGGACAGCAAATTACGGTTGACCCACATGTGCTGGGCCACCAGTAGGTTCTCGATGACTGACATTTCCCTGAACAGGCGAATGTTCTGGAAGGTCCGCGCCAGGCCGGCACGGTTGATCAGGTGCGTGCCACCGAACATCTTGTAGTGGAGCCGGCTGACGAAGCTCTTCGGCGAAACGAAATCGGTCGCCTTGAACGGTTCCCCGAGCATTTTGATAACGTCGGTTTTCACACCACGAGTGTCAAGTTCAATGTGCCCGCCGGTGGCCTTGTAGAACCCGGTCAGACAGTTGAACACCGTGGTCTTGCCCGCACCGTTGGGGCCGATCAACGCGAAAATCGAGTTACGCTTAACTTTCAGGCTGACGTCGCTCAGGGCTTTGATGCCGCCGAAATGCATCATCAGGTTCTCGACCTTTAGAACGATTTCTTCGCTCATGGCGCGGCCCTCTCAGTCAAGGCACCTTTACGCGGAGTCACACCGGTACGGCTGATACGAATCAGACCGCGCGGTTTCCAGATCATCATCAATACCATGAGGACGCCGAACAGCAACACGCGGTATTCGGCGAAGCTGCGCAGCAGTTCCGGGGCGACAGTCAGCACGAACGCCGCGATCACCACTCCGACCGTCGACCCCATGCCGCCGAGCACGACGATGGCGAGGATCAAGGCCGACTCGAAGAACGAGAACGAGGTCGGGTTGACGAAGCCTTGATAGCTGGCGAAAAACACACCGGCCAGACCGGCAGTGGAAGCACCCAGGGTAAAGGCCGACAGCTTGACCAGAACATGGTTGAGGCCCATGGCGCGACAGGCTATTTCATCTTCGCGCAAGGCCTCCCAGGCGCGCCCGACCGGCATGCGAGTCAGGCGATGCTTGATGTACAGCACCAGCATCACAACGAGGAACAGCACACCATAAATGAGCATGAACTTTACGTTTGGGTTGTATTCAGTCCCAAAGAATTGATGGAAGGGTATCCCGCCATCCTTCGCTATACGCCCGAACTCAATACCGAAAACCGACGGTGATGGCACCGGCATACCGTTAGGTCCTCCCGTGAAGGACAGCCAGTTGGTCAGTATCAAGCGAATGATTTCACCGAAGCCCAGAGTCACGATGGCCAGATAGTCACCATGCATGCGTAACACGGGAAAGCCGAGTATGCATCCGGCCATCGCCGCCATGAGTGCCGATAGCGGCAACATGGTCCAGAAACCCAGGCCAAGGTAGTGATAACCCAGTGCCAGGCCATAGGCGCCGATGGCATAAAACGCCACATAACCCAGGTCGAGCAGGCCAGCCAGACCGACCACGATGTTCAGGCCAAGGCCCAGCAACACATAGATCAATCCCAGTATCACCACCGTCAGCAAGTACTTGTCTGCGAAGATCGGAAAGACAATAGCGATCACGATCAAGACCGGAATGATCAAGCGCAGCCGCGACTTGTAATCAGGCGGCAGCACATGCACGCCTGAGCCGACGACTTCGAAGCTTTGCTGAACCTTCACACCCTTGGCGGTCTGCATAAACAGGCTCAAGACAAAACGCCCGATCATCACCGCCCCGACCATCCAGGCCACACGTGTCGGCTGCAGGTTGTAGCTATAACCCTCAAGAACCACGCCCACGATTGGGCCGAAGACAATCAGGGCAACCAACCCGGCCAGAACCGTGTCGACAAGGCTTTTTTTGACATCGATAGTGTTTTTATTAGTGTCGGACATACTTATACCTTCGCCACAAGTGGGCGACCCAACAGGCCTTGAGGACGGAAAATCAGGATCAGTACCAACAGCGAGAAGCTGAAGACGTCCTTGTAGTCAGAGTTGATCACGCCGGAAAACAGCGACTCGGAAACGCCGAGAAGGATCCCGCCGAGCATGGCGCCAGGCAGCGAACCAATCCCGCCGAGCACGGCAGCGGTGAAGGCCTTTATGCCGATCACGAAGCCTGCGTAGAAGTCGAAGGTGCCGTAGTTCACCGTGATCAAGACACCGGCCAGTGCAGCCATGGCGGCACCAATGATGAACACGTAAGAGATCACCCGGTCGGTGTTAATCCCAAGGATCGAGGCCATCTTGCGGTCTTGTTGGGTCGCACGACACATGCGCCCCAACTTGGTGTATTTGATGATGTAGGTCAGCAAGGCCATCCCGACAAACGCTGCGACCAGAATGAAGATCTTGGTGTAGGTGATCTGCACAAAACCAGTACCGACTTCGAATCTCAGTCCGCCGCTCAGCAGCGTAGGAATACCCTGCTGCCGTGAGCCTTGAGCGATCTGTGCGTAGTTCTGCAGAATCAGGGAAACGCCGATAGCACTGATCAGCGGTGCCAGTCGGGTGGAGTTACGCAGCGGTTTGTAAGCGATGCGTTCGATGACCCAGCCATACACACCGGTCACGAAGACAGTGAACAGCAGGGTACCAAGGATCAACAACGGAAAGGATTCGACACCGAAGTAAGACAGCAGAGCCAGGCTGATCGCCGCGAGGTACGCGGAAATCATATAAACCTCGCCATGGGCGAAGTTGATCATGCCGATGATACCGTAGACCATTGTGTAGCCGATGGCGATCAGGCCGTAGACCGATCCGAGAGTCAGACCGTTGATAACTTGTTGCAGGAAAATACCGTCCATCATGCACTCTCACTAACTTGAGAGGCCACCGCGAACCCGGTGTCGGAGAGCCCTTGTGAGGCGTACCTGGCCGGGTTCATGTGGCTCAGAAGAAAAATACCGGGTCGGCACGATTGCAGAACCCATGACCAAAGCCCGGCTTGCGTCCCACGATTTATGTCGAGAGACCCAGGCCTGGCGATGCGCTTATCTCACTTCTGTTTATCCAGCTGGTGGTATTTGCCTGCAGCATCCCACTGGTAAACCACGTAGTCGGAGACTTTCAGGTCGCCCTTGCTGTCCCATTCCTTCTTGCCCATCACGGTTTCCACCGGGTGCTCTTTCAGCCATTTGCTGGCGTCTTCACCTTTGTTCGACTTGGCGCCGTTGAAGCCGGCAGCCAGGGCTTGCACCGTGGCGTAGGCGTACAGGGTGTAGCCTTCAGGCTCGTAACCGGACTTGCGGAAGGTTTCTACGACAGCCTTGCTGTCTGGAATCAGGCGCGGGTCAGCGCCAAAGGTCATATACACGCCGTCGACGAACGGAGCGCCACCGGCAGTCGTCACCATTTCGTCAGTCACGATGCCGTCATCGGACATGAACTTGACGTCT from Pseudomonas sp. GGS8 harbors:
- a CDS encoding ABC transporter ATP-binding protein encodes the protein MSEEIVLKVENLMMHFGGIKALSDVSLKVKRNSIFALIGPNGAGKTTVFNCLTGFYKATGGHIELDTRGVKTDVIKMLGEPFKATDFVSPKSFVSRLHYKMFGGTHLINRAGLARTFQNIRLFREMSVIENLLVAQHMWVNRNLLSGVLNTRNYRKAESDALDHAFYWLEVVDLVDCANRLAGELSYGQQRRLEIARAMCTRPKIICLDEPAAGLNPQETEALSAMIRHLRDDHDITVVLIEHDMGMVMSISDHIVVLDHGNVIAEGDPEAIRNDPKVIAAYLGADEEEVV
- the livM gene encoding high-affinity branched-chain amino acid ABC transporter permease LivM; this encodes MSDTNKNTIDVKKSLVDTVLAGLVALIVFGPIVGVVLEGYSYNLQPTRVAWMVGAVMIGRFVLSLFMQTAKGVKVQQSFEVVGSGVHVLPPDYKSRLRLIIPVLIVIAIVFPIFADKYLLTVVILGLIYVLLGLGLNIVVGLAGLLDLGYVAFYAIGAYGLALGYHYLGLGFWTMLPLSALMAAMAGCILGFPVLRMHGDYLAIVTLGFGEIIRLILTNWLSFTGGPNGMPVPSPSVFGIEFGRIAKDGGIPFHQFFGTEYNPNVKFMLIYGVLFLVVMLVLYIKHRLTRMPVGRAWEALREDEIACRAMGLNHVLVKLSAFTLGASTAGLAGVFFASYQGFVNPTSFSFFESALILAIVVLGGMGSTVGVVIAAFVLTVAPELLRSFAEYRVLLFGVLMVLMMIWKPRGLIRISRTGVTPRKGALTERAAP
- a CDS encoding branched-chain amino acid ABC transporter permease LivH (LivHMGF is the membrane component of the LIV-I/LS branched-chain amino acid transporter); the encoded protein is MDGIFLQQVINGLTLGSVYGLIAIGYTMVYGIIGMINFAHGEVYMISAYLAAISLALLSYFGVESFPLLILGTLLFTVFVTGVYGWVIERIAYKPLRNSTRLAPLISAIGVSLILQNYAQIAQGSRQQGIPTLLSGGLRFEVGTGFVQITYTKIFILVAAFVGMALLTYIIKYTKLGRMCRATQQDRKMASILGINTDRVISYVFIIGAAMAALAGVLITVNYGTFDFYAGFVIGIKAFTAAVLGGIGSLPGAMLGGILLGVSESLFSGVINSDYKDVFSFSLLVLILIFRPQGLLGRPLVAKV